The proteins below come from a single Papaver somniferum cultivar HN1 chromosome 11, ASM357369v1, whole genome shotgun sequence genomic window:
- the LOC113321072 gene encoding 60S ribosomal protein L12-3-like codes for MPPKMDPTQIVEVYVRVTGGEVGAASSLAPKIGPLGLSPKKIGEDIAKETARDWKGLRVTVKLTVQNRQAKVSVVPSAAALVIKALKEPERDRKKVKNIKHTGNISFDDVIEIAKVMKPRSMAKNLSGTVKEILGTCVSVGCTVDSKDPKDVQEQIDNGDVEVPDLD; via the coding sequence ATGCCTCCAAAGATGGATCCAACGCAGATAGTGGAAGTGTACGTAAGAGTAACTGGTGGTGAAGTAGGAGCAGCAAGTTCTCTAGCACCAAAAATAGGTCCACTGGGTTTATCACCGAAGAAAATCGGTGAAGATATTGCTAAAGAAACAGCTAGAGACTGGAAGGGTTTGAGAGTAACAGTGAAGTTAACAGTACAGAATAGACAAGCAAAAGTATCAGTAGTACCATCAGCAGCAGCATTAGTGATCAAAGCATTGAAAGAACCAGAGAGAGATAGGAAGAAAGTTAAGAATATCAAACATACTGGTAATATATCTTTTGATGATGTTATTGAAATTGCTAAAGTCATGAAACCTAGATCTATGGCCAAGAATTTGAGTGGTACTGTTAAGGAGATTTTGGGGACTTGTGTTTCTGTTGGGTGCACTGTTGATTCTAAAGATCCCAAGGATGTTCAGGAGCAGATTGATAATGGTGATGTTGAGGTTCCTGATCTTGATTGA